Proteins from a genomic interval of Capsicum annuum cultivar UCD-10X-F1 chromosome 4, UCD10Xv1.1, whole genome shotgun sequence:
- the LOC107868426 gene encoding bidirectional sugar transporter SWEET2a — translation MEKSTISGGLFSTYSIFSNAAGVAGNLCAFVLFVSPIPTFRRIIRSKSTEQFSGLPYIYALLNCLICLWYGTPIISPGIILVFTVNSVGAVFQLAYILIFIVYAERTKKLKMLGLLLGVFAAFAAVISISICLFQPPNRQTFVGYLSVLSLISMFASPLFIINLVIRTRSVEYMPFYLSLATFLMSLSFFAYGMFKQDAFIYVPNGIGGVLGAIQLILYWRYSRPNEEPTRPLLESNA, via the exons ATGGAAAAGTCTACAATATCAGGTGGTTTGTTTtcaacttattcaattttcagtaaTGCTGCTGGAGTTGCTG GGAACCTATGTGCATTTGTTTTGTTTGTATCACCAAT ACCAACATTCAGAAGGATAATCAGGAGCAAATCAACAGAACAGTTTTCAGGGCTGCCTTATATATATGCTTTGTTGAATTGCTTAATATGTCTTTGGTATGGTACACCAATTATATCTCCTGGTATTATACTGGTTTTTACGGTTAATTCTGTTGGCGCGGTATTCCAGTTGGCGTATATACTCATCTTCATCGTATATGCAGAGCGAACGAAGAAG TTGAAGATGTTAGGGCTGTTGCTTGGTGTTTTTGCTGCATTTGCTGCTGTGATTTCCATCAGCATCTGTCTATTTCAACCTCCAAATCGACAAACTTTTGTCGGATATTTGTCCGTGTTATCTCTCATTTCGATGTTTGCTTCTCCGTTGTTCATAATT AATTTGGTTATCAGAACAAGAAGTGTTGAGTACATGCCATTCTATCTGTCCCTTGCAACTTTTCTAATGAGCCTTTCTTTCTTTGCTTATGGAATGTTTAAGCAAGATGCATTTATCTAT GTACCAAATGGTATAGGAGGAGTTCTCGGTGCCATACAACTAATCTTGTACTGGAGATACAGCAGACCTAATGAAGAGCCAACAAGACCTCTCCTGGAGTCCAACGCGTGA